tgtagataagtattttctttcatttcaacaaaataaatactttcttttcataacgtagaaaaaagtattttctttcatttcaataaattaagtattttcttttcatgttgtacaAAAACAAATTCATTCATTCAACaaagaaatattttctttttagttattgaATTCAAATTTCAACGTAGTTCTTGTGTGAAAAAGTAAAATGGCACATTAATTCCTTTGGATTTGTGTGAATTTAGAAAAGAacaattaaattcttgaagaaaatagagttcCGGAGTGGGAAGggtaaattcttgaagaaaatagagtcgtTGGGTGGGGGAGTACAAGAAACATGAGAATTTTGGGGAAGGTGGgttgaggagagtagcataaaaaattatttttctaaaaatattttatactctctaaccaaacactagaaaatattttccagaaaaagattttcactcaccaaccaaacaagggaaaataagtgataaaaccactcattaTCTATGAAACTATTTTccatggaaaacattttccaataTACCAAACAACCCTTAATGTAGTAATCTTTTGTGCTTGAGAAGAGTCTTCCTCGCAAGGGAATAAGTTTAACACTCTATTAACATAGTGGGAAATACTTTTGCATTATCATGTTACTTTAAAACAAATTATAGATTATATTTTGATAGCAAACATGAATTGAAAATATACGAAATATGGTAAATGACATGGTATAATGTGTAAAACCAAACTCATGATGTAAATTTTATACCATCAGCGTGTATAATATAAGTTAAATCCCATACATAAGTACTTTAGCCTGTCATTCTTCATATAGAGATATATACCAAGAGGTAAGGCATTATGGTCCGTCTCCATGTAGTTATTTTTTGTTTATCATCAATATACATGTAGTGTTATATCCCAAAACTCATTGCCGCGCAAAGTATcatgaatttaataaataaatatctcGATTTTCTAAGGAATTAAGCTACAACCACACCAAAAATCTATGATCGTGTACAAGGAAACTCTACGAATAAAAGAGAAATTAAAAGAGACTTGTGTCCACGAAACAAAAAAGAACTTATTGGTGGAGTATCTTCTTAAAAATCATTTACAAAAAGATGAGGATTTGGCAATTGGCAGTACCCTCAAGATGCAGTTCTCCATTGTAGCTCGATCTGAAGTCGACCATTTTTTGAGTCAATAAGATGGTATCTCTCATTAATTCTCTTGTTATTCACAACATCCGCGAGGTACACATCCACGTAACCCAAAGCTTCCTAAAAGTAAAGAAACATAAAAAGATGTTAAATTAAACTTCTATACGCTGACAGTGTAAAAGTTATGCCTGAGAAGGATTTAATGCATGTATAGTTATAATGAGAGCTCAATGTACCTTGGGATGTCGAAGACCCATTCTTTTTGAAGTACTAAAAACTTCTACATGAATCCTATCATTTACAGGTGGTTCCTCCAATACAAACTGAAACTCCTCTTCCCACCTTGGATCTCTGTTTTTCTTTATAACCTTTGCAAGTTTCACCAAATAAATAGTGGATTAAGGTATAATGAAAGCAACAAATGACATTGTTCACTTATCGACATGAAAAATGTGATTGAGAGAACTAAAAAGGGATAACCAAAATGCATGTTAAGTGCTTATAAAACAGTAAGGTGGTCTTTGCATCACTTGAGATGTGCATAAAGTTAGTTGCccatatattaaaaaatattgaattttCACTGGCATTGCTACATTATAATTCGAGCAATATGTTAGTTGCTGCAAGTTATTTTCCTCATTCATCTTTTACTTGTCTCCTTAACATTCATAAAAgaatgattagtccacacaattCTAATGCTCTAGCTATAGGGCCTTTATCAAAGGTCATGAATTCAGAATTTAGAATGAGTGGATTCGGGATGAATGTAATCTTATTAAACTTTTGCATATGTATGCATAGTTCGAGGTGAAAACAAAGTGTACATTTTAAATTTTTCATGAAAAGATACCTTAGTTCTTCTCTCTTCCCCTCTGAAGAGCAGACGAACAGATGGATTTGTGTGGTGCTTCCCTTCAAGATCTTGACCTTCATGGACAATAACTACGAGCATACCTCCGCCCTCAGGTGTTCCATCAGGAGCCTTCTCTACCGTACCTGATTCATCAGTGCCATTTGCGAGTTCTTCATCGTTAAAAGCTTTGTACATCACTTCAAGTACAAGCTGTCctcttgatttttcattttgaacaTCATCTGGTTTTAAGTTTTTCAGAAGATCTAGTGTCAATACTTTTGGTTCGTCTGGAGTAAGATCTTTCAATGGCACAATATTCACACCCATTTTTTCATGTGAGCCAACCTAACCAAAAAAAACATAAGATCTCCAATGATTCAGGACTGCAAAAGAAATGTTTTTAGAAAAACAATATGACCAACATGGCAAAATCAATAAGATATACCTGCTCCCAGTCATAAACAGAAAATTTTAGAACTTGAGTTTGTGGATCCTTAACCACGAAACTAAATTCCTCGTTCCATTCGGGGTTCAAGTTTTTGTGCTTCACTGATGTTTTCTTTGATGATAGTTTGTCATCCATAATTTTTAGTTTCACAAAGGGGTCTGAGAGCCCCAAAAGATCTGTCTTTTTAAGCTTCATTGCCCTCACAACTGTCACATTAAAAATTCCAACTGGCCTCTTCATTGCTCtgtcaaaagaacaaaacagaaTTACTACTTATCAAGAAAAGACACCAAAATGAAGCATATCGACTGAAATGCCAATTGAGATTTACTTTGCACTATtagataaatgaaaaaaaaagacttaCTTTGAAGGATCCAATATTTGGACCTCAAGTGTTTTTGGCCATAGATACATACTTGCAACTTGATCTTTGATAATCTCCTGAGGAATTAAAAAAACTTTTAAGTGACTGAGACAGGAAGATTAGAAGAGATAAAGGACCTTACTTGAACAAATCTGTACAGGCCAGGAATGGACATTGCATCTGCACCGAGAAGTTTTAGTCCAAAATCGACATGAGGCTGCAAGCATATTACACAAGGTGAAGCTACCAAATAAGGCTGCAATATTTCTCACCAGGTAAAAGTAATTGACATATTGCCATCTCTAATGGATGTGCGCAATCTCAAGAGAGATGAAAATTTATGCAACACCTTCAGGAACTCAAATTTGATTAACCCTTTTACTCATACTGAAAGTTATTATATCCTCCAGTAAATTTGGTGAATGAGCACTCACCTTCTCCATAAGCGATACATATATCTTCGCGAAACAAGGAAAGGTCGGAACCAGTGGCTTCAAGGTGATTCGAGGTAAGGCAAATATTTGCAAGTCAACCACCTGAGACAATCTCGAGTGTCAGCACACATGAATTGTTTTATTTCGGGAACAAGTTTGTAACATCACCGTATTTGTTGCTAAGAGTAGTTAACTTAAAAGCATTACCTGAGCAGTGGCTTTCAACCCAAATGCCTTCACTGCAACAGTGATGTTTGGATTAGCTGCCCACTTAATGACTGGTTCCATAATCAGCTCTTTCTCCTCTGTGATATAGACCTTCATTCCTGGCATATTGGTGCAACAGGTTACTCATATGAAACATACTATATTTATGGGCAGAAGAATACAAAGTCCATAAAGTAAAGAGATAAAAGGGAAGTGACTGCACAAGAGGGGGGCGGTTATAAAGGCAAGAGAACAGAGAAACTTCAAATCAATTAAGACTCGATATGGTTGACATTAAAGATTAGTCTTTGAGATTCAGCcatcagaagaagaaaaaaaggt
This DNA window, taken from Nicotiana tabacum cultivar K326 chromosome 15, ASM71507v2, whole genome shotgun sequence, encodes the following:
- the LOC107760604 gene encoding synaptotagmin-1-like, whose protein sequence is MGFISTILGFFGFGMGIVIGLVIGYFLFIYVLPTDVKHPDIRPLAEQDTESLQRLLPEIPLWVKNPDYDRLDWLNKMIELMWPYLDKAICKTAKGIVDPIIAEQIPQYKIESVEFQSFTLGTLPPTFPGMKVYITEEKELIMEPVIKWAANPNITVAVKAFGLKATAQVVDLQIFALPRITLKPLVPTFPCFAKIYVSLMEKPHVDFGLKLLGADAMSIPGLYRFVQEIIKDQVASMYLWPKTLEVQILDPSKAMKRPVGIFNVTVVRAMKLKKTDLLGLSDPFVKLKIMDDKLSSKKTSVKHKNLNPEWNEEFSFVVKDPQTQVLKFSVYDWEQVGSHEKMGVNIVPLKDLTPDEPKVLTLDLLKNLKPDDVQNEKSRGQLVLEVMYKAFNDEELANGTDESGTVEKAPDGTPEGGGMLVVIVHEGQDLEGKHHTNPSVRLLFRGEERRTKVIKKNRDPRWEEEFQFVLEEPPVNDRIHVEVFSTSKRMGLRHPKEALGYVDVYLADVVNNKRINERYHLIDSKNGRLQIELQWRTAS